From Triticum urartu cultivar G1812 chromosome 2, Tu2.1, whole genome shotgun sequence, a single genomic window includes:
- the LOC125538230 gene encoding proline-rich receptor-like protein kinase PERK9 — protein sequence MAAALVPPSAPQLHRHLCWLLADASAPSSSSAPLLRLTSGSSSSSSTCSSHSRSSPTSSLPAPHPFRSPPLHRLVKEGASQGEAHVLHVVYRINIEVKERKRTPTPGAAQPPNPIPSPDPSSPPPLASPPIHSRRRLRPLLPRLRERHRRNGERGAAVARTLLRLLPPQLAHTKSVSATAQPESDSPSPSPLPPPSSPSHHLTASPSRPPPPHGPRVSRKNRTRPPRVSAAAGEEGRGGAEPGRDGRTAPRATPRHGRRRRRQGRGPGLPPGHRQFFGGGDPCDGDSLHPLRFQRRRWWCSYDGYTLVGLAASPGRRHGDEAEPRLQPPRGKGSWSDGYL from the exons ATGGCCGCCGCGCTCGTCCCGCCCTCGGCGCCGCAGCTCCACCGCCATCTCTGCTGGCTCCTCGCCGACGCCTCCGCCCCTTCCTCGTCCAGCGCGCCTCTGCTCAGGCTCACATCGGGCTCCTCATCGTCCTCCTCGACCTGCTCCTCCCACTCGCGCTCCTCTCCAACTTCCTCCCTGCCGGCGCCCCATCCTTTCCGCTCCCCTCCCCTCCATAGG CTTGTGAAGGAAGGGGCCAGCCAAGGAGAAGCTCATGTGCTGCACGTCGTCTACAGGATCAACATTGAAGTA aaagaaagaaaaagaaccCCCACCCCCGGGGCAGCCCAACCACCAAACCCTATCCCCTCCCCAGATCCATCATCGCCGCCCCCTCTCGCCTCTCCCCCGATTCactcccgccgccgcctccgccccctTCTCCCCAGACTGAGAGAGAGGCACCGCCGCAACGGAGAGAGGGGCGCCGCCGTGGCCCGGactctcctccgcctcctccccccACAACTCGCCCACACCAAATCCGTCTCAGCCACCGCCCAGCCAGAGAGCGATTCACCGTCGCCGtcaccgctgccgccgccgtcaAGCCCCTCTCACCACCTAACAGCCTCACCCTCGCGGCCCCCGCCCCCTCACGGGCCCCGCGTCTCCCGCAAGAATCGCACCCGCCCGCCTAGGGtttccgccgccgccggagaggaggggaggggaggagcgGAACCAGGGCGAGATG GCCGGACGGCTCCTCGGGCAACTCCTCGTCATGGGCGGCGCCGTCGTCGGCAGGGCCGTGGTCCAGGCCTACCGCCAGGCCATCGTCA ATTCTTCGGTGGAGGTGACCCATGTGATGGCGATTCACTCCATCCGCTCCGGTTccagcggcggcggtggtggtgctCCTATGATGGCTATACACTGGTAGGCTTGGCtgcctcccctggccgccgccatGGTGATGAAGCTGAGCCTAGGCTACAACCCCCTCGA GGGAAGGGATCTTGGAGTGACGGCTACCTTTGA